The sequence below is a genomic window from Pseudomonadota bacterium.
TTCAAATACTGCTTCAAATCCAGATAATAGTTTTCATGGGGACCAATCATAACAAGTTCCAAATCTTCACCTATTTTTCGATATGCAAGCAGGTACTGCGCAGTCTCAAGTTTATGCTTAGCAGTCTCAAGTTTAAACTTATGTACAAA
It includes:
- a CDS encoding type II toxin-antitoxin system RelE/ParE family toxin; its protein translation is MRVYQSKSFEEKVKKMFKPEKDLLDREINKIVENPCIGKEKKGDLRGVFVHKFKLETAKHKLETAQYLLAYRKIGEDLELVMIGPHENYYLDLKQYLKS